Proteins encoded together in one Astatotilapia calliptera chromosome 7, fAstCal1.2, whole genome shotgun sequence window:
- the ppp1r3ab gene encoding uncharacterized protein ppp1r3ab → MSVARSSAVHFHAESLTESFMDFWGQPRGSGACNFLGVPVLSSWDVDDDEDEVVIGLRPKSSPLPRRKSSVSDEDSEPEPPMCGSRRVSFADAKGLNLVQVKEFDTWDVPKLPGYDTSDGEGNDEDEYILSPLNFSLPLLTEELLTKVQKQKVELEKIELLPGTTIVKAVVRVLNISFTKAIYVRTTLDCWSSHFDLLAEYIPGSSDGLTDCFSFTLTLWPPFREEGARVDFCLRYETPVGTFWANNANKNYVLSCFRRTKENDQPQKENVNKKSCLKTASSNSSVENSSGKESSTQGNIAADVANSGLEGDTLKSKNDQSGMSEEHGQKLLIESGVNDSQRSRRKAARMARVRDYFAQRNGDANNADRDESPPGVPQAAREETPKESHTDVQLFAESNHKPEGSQAKCSKPLLSVSHVLSPALDRTSENEPEKSESIALAASVTLAEGESATDIQDDLFDNFAQAEQQHTKSQDSSQEADMGHEYISRTAVRNESLVGQTSSFTFGTVVAPLYHQVFGRVGSESQTGAGWENPARATLNIGGLHPHTGMRQISCTVSTDIKSNNSKALRNVINNQKSNQECTDIAPCNNRVEEEEEEEEEASLSLTLNAETLQVLAGTEITDRRCTSTLKGSQTCLEDTLSCPETVNILSQADLLNPQIPAESLHPWGEAQEDSVTHDPQGQITAETTQCPLPENPCTHDKTNLDETHAKSDTHEVRTSPQTSFVKLESSGDLLGHVNEEPDQQSADLEEKRHECELIKALCPGNASFSEVKPCEDLHKLNLHHNDNSVTKATVPDCKLVEKSDFTTPETLLEARGETNNMGEGSKMTHGSLKDESKSSGETEVTGELAECVTTETQEKTEHCKIKAKEEALCLGEITEVKDWEMMVKEEENNILIHEEEREIVYLNPGVCEVREKEIENEEFVKGRAVTGVEEDSETIGEAVSGEDGASTEVECAQVIKMNKTGGREELTEENQVQETEGPVETELHTKKHFAGKEVSIEWAHIQENEEIKGDGKINLNKEGEGGAEWEKEPKEGNGEELDPRYEFLNYRAVEAELVESHSRVAKQEQKDPELCLEEKLEITGSKDGEVLSALVHSGLKDGDESVPVKESIGEEQSVHIQTEKQCLHTTKAQSEDGNGCAAAEGGALTDEPESDQTSQDSASAESDSGDEVELYMHCLRAVGTGGWSHEDKSTVSKRPRLSRTKLLSATMPPITEYHDEEQHLSCLQEKLEDSNAAVSPAEERMGQSVLSWTDTFSCSNIAKSLLYATLLVVFLVVAYHYDFFACLGLYLISLVWLCCREEK, encoded by the exons ATGTCAGTTGCCAGAAGCAGCGCAGTTCATTTTCACGCTGAGTCTCTCACAGAGAGCTTCATGGATTTTTGGGGGCAGCCAAGAGGGTCTGGGGCCTGTAACTTCTTAGGAGTCCCAGTCCTCAGCTCCTGGGACGTGGACGATGATGAGGACGAGGTGGTCATCGGCCTCAGGCCTAAATCCTCTCCTCTCCCACGGAGAAAGAGCTCTGTGTCTGATGAGGACTCGGAGCCTGAGCCTCCCATGTGTGGCTCCAGGAGAGTTTCCTTCGCAGATGCCAAAGGCCTCAATTTGGTTCAAGTGAAGGAGTTCGACACGTGGGACGTGCCCAAACTGCCAGGATACGACACATCTGATGGGGAAGGCAATGATGAAGATGAATACATTCTTTCACCTCTTAATTTTTCCCTCCCGTTATTAACCGAGGAGCTACTGACCAAGGTCCAGAAGCAGAAAGTAGAGCTGGAAAAAATTGAGTTACTTCCAGGGACCACAATAGTAAAAGCGGTGGTGCGCGTCCTCAACATCTCCTTCACTAAGGCGATATATGTTCGAACAACTTTGGACTGCTGGTCCAGCCACTTTGACCTCCTGGCTGAGTACATCCCTGGTTCCAGCGATGGGCTGACGGACTGTTTCTCATTCACGCTCACTTTGTGGCCTCCATTTCGGGAAGAGGGGGCCAGAGTTGACTTTTGTCTGCGGTATGAAACACCTGTGGGGACGTTCTGGGCCAACAACGCCAACAAGAACTACGTGCTGTCATGTTTCCGCAGAACAAAGGAAAACGATCAGCCACAGAAGGAAAACGTGAACAAGAAAAGCTGCCTCAAGACAGCCAG TTCGAACTCCAGCGTGGAAAACAGTTCAGGAAAGGAGTCGTCAACACAGGGAAATATTGCAGCAG ATGTGGCCAACAGTGGACTAGAGGGTGACACTTTGAAATCTAAGAATGATCAGTCAGGAATGTCAGAGGAACATGGACAGAAATTACtg ATTGAGAGCGGAGTAAACGACAGCCAAAGGAGTCGCAGAAAGGCTGCACGGATGGCCCGGGTGAGGGACTACTTTGCTCAAAGAAACGGAGACGCCAACAACGCAGATAGAGACGAATCACCTCCAGGGGTACCACAGGCAGCTCGAGAAGAAACCCCAAAGGAAAGCCATACAGATGTGCAACTGTTTGCTGAGAGCAACCACAAACCAGAAGGGTCCCAAGCAAAGTGCAGCAAACCCCTCCTCAGTGTTTCACATGTTTTGTCACCAGCACTTGACCGAACGTCTGAGAACGAGCCAGAGAAATCTGAGAGCATTGCTTTGGCTGCCTCAGTCACATTAGCAGAAGGTGAGAGTGCCACGGACATCCAAGATGACCTGTTTGATAATTTTGCTCAAGCAGAACAGCAACATACCAAATCTCAGGACAGTAGTCAGGAGGCAGACATGGGTCATGAATACATTAGCAGAACAGCAGTGAGAAATGAAAGCCTTGTTGGCCAGACCAGCAGCTTCACATTTGGCACTGTGGTGGCTCCGCTGTATCACCAGGTGTTTGGCAGAGTGGGAAGTGAAAGTCAGACAGGAGCTGGCTGGGAAAATCCTGCACGGGCTACACTGAATATTGGAGGCTTACATCCTCACACTGGCATGAGACAGATTAGTTGCACTGTTTCAACAGATATTAAAAGTAACAATAGTAAAGCACTTCGAAATGTGATTAATAACCAGAAATCAAACCAGGAATGCACAGACATAGCACCATGCAATAATCGtgttgaagaagaagaagaagaagaagaagaagcaagtTTAAGTCTGACATTAAATGCAGAGACTCTGCAGGTTCTGGCTGGGACTGAAATTACAGACCGGAGATGCACAAGCACACTTAAGGGTTCACAAACTTGTTTAGAAGACACATTAAGCTGTCCTGAGACTGTAAACATTTTATCGCAAGCAGATTTGTTGAATCCACAAATACCGGCTGAGAGTTTACATCCCTGGGGAGAAGCACAGGAAGACAGTGTAACACATGACCCCCAAGGCCAAATTACAGCAGAAACAACACAGTGTCCACTCCCAGAGAATCCATGTACACATGATAAAACTAATCTGGATGAAACGCACGCAAAAAGCGATACACATGAAGTCAGGACCAGTCCGCAAACATCATTTGTAAAACTTGAAAGCTCTGGGGACCTGCTGGGACATGTTAATGAAGAACCTGACCAACAGAGCGCCGACTTAGAAGAAAAACGCCATGAATGTGAGTTAATCAAAGCTCTGTGTCCTGGTAACGCATCTTTTAGTGAGGTTAAACCATGTGAAGACTTGCATAAGTTGAATTTGCACCACAATGACAATTCAGTTACAAAAGCAACTGTTCCTGACTGCAAACTTGTGGAGAAATCAGATTTCACAACACCCGAGACACTTCTGGAAGCTCGAGGAGAAACTAACAACATGGGAGAAGGCAGTAAAATGACACACGGCTCACTCAAAGATGAATCAAAATCCTCTGGTGAAACTGAGGTAACAGGGGAGTTGGCTGAATGCGTGACTACAgagacacaggaaaaaacagagcaTTGCAAAATCAAAGCTAAGGAGGAGGCTCTCTGTTTAGGAGAAATCACTGAAGTGAAGGACTGGGAAATGAtggttaaagaagaagaaaacaacattttaatacACGAAGAAGAAAGGGAGATAGTATATTTAAATCCGGGCGTCTGTGAagtaagagaaaaagaaattgaaaatgAGGAATTTGTCAAGGGGAGGGCAGTGACAGGAGTAGAAGAGGACAGCGAAACAATCGGAGAGGCTGTCTCTGGAGAAGATGGTGCCAGTACTGAGGTAGAATGTGCTCAAGTCATAAAGATGAACAAAACAGGTGGAAGGGAAGAATTAACTGAGGAGAACCAAGTACAAGAAACAGAGGGACCAGTAGAGACAGAgctgcacacaaaaaaacactttgCAGGAAAAGAGGTCAGTATTGAATGGGCACACATCCAAGAAAACGAGGAGATAAAGGGAGATGGGAAAATAAACTTGAATAAGGAAGGTGAAGGCGGAGCAGAGTGGGAGAAAGAACCAAAGGAGGGAAACGGAGAGGAGCTGGATCCACGTTACGAATTCCTAAATTACAGAGCAGTAGAGGCGGAGCTTGTAGAATCACATTCACGTGTGGCGAAACAGGAACAAAAAGATCCAGAACTGTGTTTGGAAGAGAAGTTAGAAATTACAGGAAGCAAGGATGGAGAGGTTTTATCTGCTCTGGTGCACAGTGGGCTGAAGGATGGCGACGAGAGCGTACCAGTGAAAGAAAGTATAGGAGAAGAGCAAAGTGTACAcattcaaactgaaaaacaatgtCTTCACACCACAAAAGCTCAGTCAGAAGATGGAAATGGTTGTGCCGCTGCAGAGGGGGGCGCTTTAACGGATGAACCTGAAAGTGATCAAACAAGCCAGGACAGCGCTTCAGCAGAGTCGGACTCGGGCGATGAGGTGGAGCTGTACATGCACTGCCTGAGGGCCGTCGGCACAGGAGGATGGTCCCACGAAGACAAGAGCACTGTGAGCAAAAGGCCCCGTCTAAGCAGAACCAAACTGCTGTCTGCCACTATGCCGCCCATCACTGAATATCACGATGAAGAACAACACCTCAGTTGCCTTCAGGAGAAGCTTGAAGACAGCAATGCCGCTGTTTCCCCTGCAGAGGAGCGCATGGGTCAGAGTGTTTTGTCCTGGACAGACACGTTTTCCTGTAGCAATATTGCAAAATCACTGCTATATGCAACCCTGCTGGTGGTGTTTTTAGTTGTGGCATACCATTATGACTTTTTTGCCTGTTTGGGCCTCTACTTGATATCTCTGGTTTGGCTCTGCTGCCGAGAAGAGAAGTAA